In Priestia aryabhattai, the DNA window CACGTGTTACTCACCCGTCCGCCGCTAACGTCATAGAAGCAAGCTTCTAATCAGTTCGCTCGACTTGCATGTATTAGGCACGCCGCCAGCGTTCATCCTGAGCCAGGATCAAACTCTCCGAAGAAATGTTTGATTGCTCATATAAAATAAAAAAATTAACGTTGACGTTTACTATTTCGTTCAGTTTTCAAAGAACTCTTGTCTTAAAGCGACTCCTATATAATAACACTTTCTAAGAATCGTTGTCAACACTTTTATATAACTTTTTTTAAAAACTACTAAAAAACTCATATGTGTTTTGCTGACTTTTTATATATTACCAAAATAAAAAAACTATGGCAAGGTTTTTTTATACAAAAAAGCCCCTGTTTTTTCAGGGGCTTTTTTTATTCTTCTGTTTCTTCAGCTTCAATTACTATATCTGCCTCTTCATTTTCATCTAATTCATCTAATACTTCGTCTTCATCTTCTGAAGTCTGTACTTTTGCAACCGTTGAAACAAACTCTTCATCTCCTAAACGAATGACTTTGACACCTTGTGTGTTACGGCCCATTTGTGAAATATCTGAAACAGAAACACGGATAAGAACGCCGCTTACTGTGATAAGCATAATATCTTCTTCTTGAGATACGCATTTCAGTGCGACAACATCACCATTTTTATCAGTGATATTACATGTTCTTAAACCTTTACCGCCTCTTGTTTGTACACGATATTCCTCAATCGGTGTACGTTTTCCGTAACCATTTTTCGTGATGATCAAGATATCCGATTGTTCTTCGAGAATTTCCATACCGATTACTTCATCTTCTGAATCGAGAGTGATACCTTTGACTCCAGTAGCTGTACGTCCCATTGAACGAACATCATTTTCATTAAAACGAATTAACATACCCTTCTTCGTTCCAATAACCATATCGCGCTTACCATCTGTCAATTTAACAGAAATTAATTCATCTTCTTCTCTTAAATTCAAGGCAATAAGTCCGCTATTTCGAATGTTCTCAAAAGAAGATAAAGGCGTACGCTTAGAAATTCCTTGTTTCGTAGTAAAGAATAGATACCAATCGTCTACAAATTCATCGACGCGAATGATGGCATTTACCCACTCACCTTTGTCTACTTCTAACAAGTTAATAATAGGTATCCCTTTAGCCGTTCTTCCGTACTCTGGAATTTCGTATCCTTTTGTCCGGTAGACTTTTCCCTTATTTGTAAAGAAGAGAATCGTATCATGAGTAGATGTTGTTAGAAGATGTTCAACGAAATCATTTTCGTTTGTATTCATTCCTTGAATACCTCTTCCGCCTCTTCGCTGACTCTTATACGTAGAAACAGGCAAACGTTTAATATAGCCGTTGTGCGTTAAACTAATAACAATATCTTGGCGAGGAATCAGATCCTCGTCTTCGATAATTTCAGCTCCTCCACTTACGATTTCCGTTCGACGGCCGTCATTGAATCTTTCTTTTACTTCTATTAGTTCTTCTCTAATAATTTCTAATACTTTTTCTTCATCTGCTAAAATAGCTTTTAATTCAGCAATTAGCGCTAATAAAGATTGATATTCCGCTTCAATCTTCTCTCGCTCTAATCCCGTTAAACGCTGTAGACGCATATCCAAAATAGCTTGCGCTTGTTTTTCAGATAACGAAAACTGCGTCATTAATCCTTCACGTGCAATATCTGTTGTTTGAGAACCTCTAATTAAAGCAATAACAGCATCTAAATTATCGAGAGCAATCTTTAAACCTTCTAAAATATGCGCACGTGCTTCTGCTTTTCGAAGTTCAAATTCAGTACGACGGCGAATAACCACTACTTGGTGGTCTAAGTAGTACTGTAGACATTGCTTCAAGTTCAATACTTTTGGCTGTCCATCTACTAATGCAAGGGTATTAATACCAAAACTTGTTTGAAGAGATGTCTGCTTATATAAGTTGTTCAATAAAACATTTGCATTTGCATCACGTCTTACTTCAATAACAATACGCATACCCGAACGGTCAGACTCATCTCGTAAGTCCGTAATTCCATCAATCTTCTTATCACGAGCTAGCTCGGCAATTTTTTCAATCAGCTTTGCTTTATTTACTTGGTATGGAAGTTCATGAACAATAATGGTTTGTTTACCATTGTTTTGTTCTTCAATTTCTACTTTTGCGCGAACAATAATAGAACCTTTTCCAGTTTCATAAGCTTTGCGAATTCCGCTGCGGCCAAGAATTTGTCCTGCTGTTGGGAAATCCGGTCCTGGAATAATCTCCATTAACTCTGCAATTGTTATATCAGGGTCTTGACTTACAGCTAAAACGCCGTCAATGACTTCTCCTAACTGATGCGGAGGAATATTTGTCGCCATACCTACCGCAATTCCGGCTGAACCGTTTACAAGTAAATTTGGAAATCTAGCAGGCAATACAATTGGTTCACGCTCAGAACCGTCATAGTTGTCTTGGTAATCAATTGTATCTTTATTGATGTCACGTAACAGTTCCATCGAAACTTTTGACATTCTTGCTTCTGTATAACGCATAGCTGCTGCTGCATCTCCATCAACAGATCCAAAGTTTCCATGACCGTCAATTAGCATATAACGATAGCTAAAATCTTGTGCCATACGAACCATTGTTTCATATACAGCTGAGTCACCGTGTGGGTGATACTTACCAATTACTTCTCCTACGATACGAGCTGATTTTTTATATGGCTTATCCGACCCCATACCTAAATCATTCATTGCATATAAAATACGACGGTGCACAGGCTTAAGTCCGTCTCTTACATCTGGTAAAGCACGCGATACAATTACGCTCATTGCATAATCTAAAAAGGAAGCGCGCATTTCTTGACTAATATTTACTTCTCTTATTTGAGAGTTTGGTTTATCTGACATCGATAAGAACCTCCTTCGCGAAGTTCAGTATAGTAATTCATATATATGTAAACGCAGGATAGAACCTATCTCTATCCTGACGTTTATATACCCTTTATAAAAAATATAAAGGGTATTACCGTTCATTTAAATATCAAGATTTTTCACGTACTGAGCATTTTCTTCAATGAAATTACGGCGTGGTTCTACTTTATCGCCCATTAAAATTTCAAACGTCTCATCAGCTTCAATTGCATCTTGCAAATTCACCTGAAGAAGGGTACGGAATTCTGGATCCATTGTTGTTTCCCATAATTGTTCAGGATTCATCTCTCCTAAACCTTTGTAACGTTGAAGGTTTGGTTTTGCGCCTTCAGGGAAAGAAGCTAATACCTCTTCTAATTGACGATCGTTGTACGCGTACTCAACTTTTTTACCTTGTGAAACTTTGTAAAGAGGCGGCTGAGCAATGTACACATATCCATGCTCAATAATCTGTCTCATGTAGCGATAGAAGAACGTTAGAAGAAGCGTACGAATATGAGCGCCATCTACGTCTGCATCTGTCATAATCACAATTTTATGGTAGCGAGCTTTCGAAATATCAAAATCGTCACCAATCCCTGTTCCTAGAGCGGTAATGATTGTACGAATTTCGTTATTAGATAAAATTTTATCTAAACGCGCTTTCTCTACGTTGATAATTTTACCACGTAAAGGCAAAATAGCTTGGAAATGACGGCTTCTTCCCTGCTTAGCTGAACCTCCGGCAGAGTCGCCCTCTACTACATAGAGTTCACTAATAGAAGGATCTTTTGATGAACAATCTGCTAATTTACCCGGTAAGTTTGAAATTTCAAGCGCGCTTTTACGTCTTGTAAGCTCACGAGCTTTTTTAGCTGCCATTCTTGCTCTTGCAGCCATTAAGCCTTTTTCAATTACCTTTTTCGCTACAATAGGGTTCTCTAGCAAGTAAGTTTCTAAATGCTCTGCAAACACAGAGTCAGTAATTGTTCTTGCTTCACTATTTCCCAGCTTTGTTTTCGTTTGCCCTTCGAACTGCGGATCTGGGTGCTTAATAGAGATGATAGCTGTAATTCCTTCACGAACATCTTCACCCGTTAGATTAGCGTCACTGTCTTTGAATACGCTATTTTTACGTGCATAGTCGTTAATTACACGTGTTAATGCTGTTTTAAATCCTGCTTCGTGCGTTCCACCTTCATATGTGTGAATATTGTTTGCAAAAGAATATAAATTGCTTGTATAGCTATCGTTATATTGAATAGCAATTTCTACAGAAATGTTGTCTCGATTACCTTCAATATAGATCGGCTCTTCGTGAATTACTTCTTTCGAACGATTTAAGTGTTCAACGTAAGACTTAATTCCGCCTTCATAGTGATATTCACGTCTTTTATCTTCTTCACGTTTGTCTTCAATCGTAATTTTAATGCCGCGATTTAAGAAAGCTAACTCACGCAGACGATTAGCTAACGTATCAAAATCGTATTCAAGCGTTTCTGTAAAAATTTCACTGTCTGGATGGAATTGAATAACAGTACCTGTTTTATCTGTTTCTCCAACTACTTTTAAGTCAGCGGCCGGTACACCTCGTTCGTATTTTTGATAATGAACTTTACCGTCACGATGTACGTGTACTTCCAAAGAGGTAGAAAGTGCATTAACAACTGAGGCACCTACACCGTGCAACCCACCAGATACTTTATAGCCTCCGCCGCCAAATTTACCTCCGGCATGAAGAACCGTTAAGATAACTTCAACGGCAGGTCTGCCCATTTTTTCTTGAATACCAACCGGAATTCCACGACCGTTATCTTTGACTGTAATACTATTATCCTTTTCGATAATAACATTAATTTCATCGCAATAGCCGGCCAGCGCTTCATCAATACTATTATCTACAATTTCCCATACAAGATGATGTAAACCTTTTGCGCTCGTCGATCCAATATACATCCCCGGACGTTTACGAACAGCTTCTAATCCTTCTAATACTTGTATCTGATCAGCTTCATATGCTTGTACTTCTTTTTGTTCCATCGTCAAATGTATCACCTACACTTTTTTTTAACAGCAAACTGCTGTATTTATCATTTTGTATTATGTTTTTCAAATATTATGTGGAAATAATACGGAGCCTTTAATGTATGTGCAATTTGTTTACTTATGCACAAAATTTTCATAATCGAGGGTACGAGTTGAAATATATAGACTTAAAACTATAATGATATCATATTTCAGTTAGATTGCCTTGCGAAAAGTTTTTAAACAGATCAATTGCTATTTGACCTTTTGAATTTGGCCAGCTTCTACATGATATGTAGCGGCTTTTTCTAAGGTCTCGTGATGAATTCCTTCGATGCTCGTTGTCGTTACAAACGTCTGAACTTTTCCTTGAATGGTATTTAGCAAGTGTGATTGACGAAAATCATCTAATTCAGACAATACGTCATCTAAAAGCAAGATTGGATATTCACCTACTTCTTGATGAATTAACTCAATTTCAGCAAGCTTTAACGATAAAGCAGTCGTCCGCTGTTGCCCTTGTGAACCAAATGTTTGAACGTCTTTTTCATTAACGTAGAAAAGAAGATCATCACGGTGTGGTCCTGCTAAGGTGACACCTCTATCAATTTCTCTACTTTTTATTTTATCAAACTTTTGATGATATGCTTCTAACATTTTCGACAAATCTGCATCTTCTGATACATCAATTGAATTCTTATACTCAATTTTTAATGTTTCTAAGTCTCGACTGATCCCTTTATGAATAGGCTCTGCCCACTGTTGAAGTAACTGTAAAAACTCAAAACGTTTTTTTAAGATTTTCGCCGCCATTTCACTTAACTGTAACGTAAGTACGTCTAAAAGTGAAAGATCCGTTTGTTTTTTTGTCTGCAGCTGCTTCAAATATTGATTTCTTTGCTGCAAAATCTTTTGATACCTGCTTAAATCATGCATGTAAACAGGCGAAACTTGACCAATTTCCATATCGATAAATTTGCGCCTTACTTGCGGACTCCCTTTAACTAGGTTTAAATCCTCCGGAGCAAACATGACAGTATTAATTGATCCTATATATTGACTGAGCTTTTTCTGCTCAATGTGATTATATTTTGCTTTTTTTCCTTTTGTTGAGATGACTAAATCCAGTGTAACAGGACCTCTATTCTTTTCTACAATGCCCGATAGCTTTGCATACTCACATTCCCATTTAATTAATTCTTTATCGTTGGATGTACGATGAGATTTAGCCATAGATAATACGAAGATCGATTCCATCACGTTTGTTTTACCCTGTGCGTTTTCACCCAAAATGACGTTTACTTTATTTTCAAAGGGAATCGTTGTCTTCGTATAGTTCCGGTAATTTGTTAAGGTAATTTCTTTAATATACAAACGTTTCACCAACTTTAAGTAATAACAACAAATGAT includes these proteins:
- the recF gene encoding DNA replication/repair protein RecF (All proteins in this family for which functions are known are DNA-binding proteins that assist the filamentation of RecA onto DNA for the initiation of recombination or recombinational repair.), whose product is MYIKEITLTNYRNYTKTTIPFENKVNVILGENAQGKTNVMESIFVLSMAKSHRTSNDKELIKWECEYAKLSGIVEKNRGPVTLDLVISTKGKKAKYNHIEQKKLSQYIGSINTVMFAPEDLNLVKGSPQVRRKFIDMEIGQVSPVYMHDLSRYQKILQQRNQYLKQLQTKKQTDLSLLDVLTLQLSEMAAKILKKRFEFLQLLQQWAEPIHKGISRDLETLKIEYKNSIDVSEDADLSKMLEAYHQKFDKIKSREIDRGVTLAGPHRDDLLFYVNEKDVQTFGSQGQQRTTALSLKLAEIELIHQEVGEYPILLLDDVLSELDDFRQSHLLNTIQGKVQTFVTTTSIEGIHHETLEKAATYHVEAGQIQKVK
- the gyrA gene encoding DNA gyrase subunit A is translated as MSDKPNSQIREVNISQEMRASFLDYAMSVIVSRALPDVRDGLKPVHRRILYAMNDLGMGSDKPYKKSARIVGEVIGKYHPHGDSAVYETMVRMAQDFSYRYMLIDGHGNFGSVDGDAAAAMRYTEARMSKVSMELLRDINKDTIDYQDNYDGSEREPIVLPARFPNLLVNGSAGIAVGMATNIPPHQLGEVIDGVLAVSQDPDITIAELMEIIPGPDFPTAGQILGRSGIRKAYETGKGSIIVRAKVEIEEQNNGKQTIIVHELPYQVNKAKLIEKIAELARDKKIDGITDLRDESDRSGMRIVIEVRRDANANVLLNNLYKQTSLQTSFGINTLALVDGQPKVLNLKQCLQYYLDHQVVVIRRRTEFELRKAEARAHILEGLKIALDNLDAVIALIRGSQTTDIAREGLMTQFSLSEKQAQAILDMRLQRLTGLEREKIEAEYQSLLALIAELKAILADEEKVLEIIREELIEVKERFNDGRRTEIVSGGAEIIEDEDLIPRQDIVISLTHNGYIKRLPVSTYKSQRRGGRGIQGMNTNENDFVEHLLTTSTHDTILFFTNKGKVYRTKGYEIPEYGRTAKGIPIINLLEVDKGEWVNAIIRVDEFVDDWYLFFTTKQGISKRTPLSSFENIRNSGLIALNLREEDELISVKLTDGKRDMVIGTKKGMLIRFNENDVRSMGRTATGVKGITLDSEDEVIGMEILEEQSDILIITKNGYGKRTPIEEYRVQTRGGKGLRTCNITDKNGDVVALKCVSQEEDIMLITVSGVLIRVSVSDISQMGRNTQGVKVIRLGDEEFVSTVAKVQTSEDEDEVLDELDENEEADIVIEAEETEE
- the gyrB gene encoding DNA topoisomerase (ATP-hydrolyzing) subunit B, which gives rise to MEQKEVQAYEADQIQVLEGLEAVRKRPGMYIGSTSAKGLHHLVWEIVDNSIDEALAGYCDEINVIIEKDNSITVKDNGRGIPVGIQEKMGRPAVEVILTVLHAGGKFGGGGYKVSGGLHGVGASVVNALSTSLEVHVHRDGKVHYQKYERGVPAADLKVVGETDKTGTVIQFHPDSEIFTETLEYDFDTLANRLRELAFLNRGIKITIEDKREEDKRREYHYEGGIKSYVEHLNRSKEVIHEEPIYIEGNRDNISVEIAIQYNDSYTSNLYSFANNIHTYEGGTHEAGFKTALTRVINDYARKNSVFKDSDANLTGEDVREGITAIISIKHPDPQFEGQTKTKLGNSEARTITDSVFAEHLETYLLENPIVAKKVIEKGLMAARARMAAKKARELTRRKSALEISNLPGKLADCSSKDPSISELYVVEGDSAGGSAKQGRSRHFQAILPLRGKIINVEKARLDKILSNNEIRTIITALGTGIGDDFDISKARYHKIVIMTDADVDGAHIRTLLLTFFYRYMRQIIEHGYVYIAQPPLYKVSQGKKVEYAYNDRQLEEVLASFPEGAKPNLQRYKGLGEMNPEQLWETTMDPEFRTLLQVNLQDAIEADETFEILMGDKVEPRRNFIEENAQYVKNLDI